The following DNA comes from Kluyveromyces lactis strain NRRL Y-1140 chromosome E complete sequence.
TTCAAcagtttttgtttatatatTTGATCTCATCTCGATTTCCCTTTAAAATAAACCACCAGAACAGTTAATTCAAACTAAAACAATACAAAGGACAGCTCTTTAACAACTCCACAGTGCCTGAAAACCATATACACTGCATTAGGGAAGTTACTATGTTGACTAGAAACCCTATTGTCCCCGAAAATCATGTTTCTAATCCGATTGTGGATTATGAATTCAACCAAGATCAATCATGCCTCATAGTATCGACACCAAAAAGCTTCGATATATACAACGTACATCCGTTGAAACGTATCATGAGTCAAGAGATGCCCGATGCTGGTACCATCAGAATGTTGCATCGCACAAACTACATTGCATTTGTTAGTACAAAGAAAGAGTTACTTCATATTTGGGATGACGTTAAGAAACAAGATATCACAAGAGTTAAGCTCGATGCTGCTGTTAAGGacttgtttctttcaaggGAGTTTATAGTAGTATCACAGGGCGATGTGATATCCattttcaagtttggtAACCCCTGGAATAAGATTACTGAAGACATTAAGTTCGGAGGAGTGTGCGAGTTTGCCAATGGATTGTTGGTGTACTCCAATGAGTTCAATCTGGGTCAGATCCACGTAACTAGATTGCAGACCGATGCAGAGCAGGTTGTTGGAAAAGGTGTCCTAGTGAAGGCCCATGCCAATCCAGTGAAAATGGTAAGATTAAATAGGAAAGGAGACATGGTTGCCACTTGTTCGCAGGATGGAACGCTAATTAGAGTTTTCCAAACGGACAATGGAGTCTTGGTTCGAGAGTTTAGAAGAGGACTGGACAGAACTAGTATTATAGATATGCGTTGGTCACCAGATGGATCAAAATTAGCTGTTGTCAGTGACAAATGGACGTTACACGTTTTTGAAGTGTTCAATGACGCCGAGAACAAGAGACACGTACTTAAGGATTGGATCAATATAAAGTACTTCCAAAGCGAGTGGAGCATTTGCAATTTTAAATTGAAGGTCAGTAAAGGATCCAATGACTGCAAAATCGCATGGATATCAGATACAGGTCTCGTTATAGTATGGCCCAATAGAAGGTTGGCAGATACTTTTAAATTGAACTACAACGATGACGAGCATGTATGGTGGCTCCAActaaaccaaagaaacgAAATACCCttataaaagaagaattaagTTTCTTGCCATTTCTTACTATTTACAAAACGGATATACATACGTAAGATAGCGTGTAGTTAATGCGATTATTGAGTCCTTCAAAGCTTTTCTATTAGTAATCTATTATCTTCCACTAACGCCCCAtggaaattgtttctgaacAGACATGCATCTCTAacattattgaaatgaatgaacGTTAACCTGGTATTCCTTTCATAGTTCACAAAGACTTGGAAGCTGTGATGTATATCGTACCACCAAAACTTTCTAAAGACGGTGAGGTGGTCCCAGTTTTCTG
Coding sequences within:
- the HSV2 gene encoding phosphatidylinositol-3,5-bisphosphate binding protein HSV2 (weakly similar to uniprot|P50079 Saccharomyces cerevisiae YGR223C HSV2 Phosphatidylinositol 3 5-bisphosphate-binding protein predicted to fold as a seven-bladed beta-propeller displays punctate cytoplasmic localization); this encodes MLTRNPIVPENHVSNPIVDYEFNQDQSCLIVSTPKSFDIYNVHPLKRIMSQEMPDAGTIRMLHRTNYIAFVSTKKELLHIWDDVKKQDITRVKLDAAVKDLFLSREFIVVSQGDVISIFKFGNPWNKITEDIKFGGVCEFANGLLVYSNEFNLGQIHVTRLQTDAEQVVGKGVLVKAHANPVKMVRLNRKGDMVATCSQDGTLIRVFQTDNGVLVREFRRGLDRTSIIDMRWSPDGSKLAVVSDKWTLHVFEVFNDAENKRHVLKDWINIKYFQSEWSICNFKLKVSKGSNDCKIAWISDTGLVIVWPNRRLADTFKLNYNDDEHVWWLQLNQRNEIPL